The following proteins are co-located in the Komagataeibacter sp. FNDCF1 genome:
- a CDS encoding DNA adenine methylase, with protein sequence MNRRPDHAGPHDLPAMEWNAARHSAVLTDEYLFSQLIPYIGNKRKLLGLVAQAIAATGADPARTDFVDLFAGTGVVSRLAKRLGFRVMANDWEPYSEVLNLCHVGMQAAPGFHDGRSYAQVMAELNALPPLEGWITRHLCPDDDVRYDTTRDRMFYMRKNGMRIDAIRERIARWDRDGLLEPGQRACLLAPLLYSASYNSNTSGLFKGFHRGWGGRTGTALYRIAADLQLRPACFMDNGRDNMVLRMDAQDLATDLAGRIGEGAIAYVDPPYNQHPYGANYHVLNTITLWDQPRLAPKITGRDKAAIRQDWRITRRSAYNHRSRALSAYRQLLSALDTCWIATSYSTDGFIPLADMVRANCDRGRVAVFTRGYKRYRVSRQRYSERPMTVEFILLTHTRARATRTPDEIVHEIRSIEAGLNTGPGA encoded by the coding sequence ATGAACCGCCGTCCGGATCATGCCGGGCCGCACGACCTGCCCGCGATGGAATGGAATGCCGCCCGTCATTCCGCCGTGCTGACGGATGAATACCTGTTCAGCCAGCTGATCCCCTATATCGGCAACAAGCGCAAGCTGCTGGGCCTGGTCGCGCAGGCCATTGCCGCCACGGGGGCGGACCCGGCCCGCACGGATTTCGTGGACCTGTTTGCCGGGACCGGCGTGGTCTCCCGGCTGGCGAAGCGACTGGGCTTTCGCGTAATGGCCAATGACTGGGAGCCCTATAGCGAAGTGCTCAACCTGTGCCATGTCGGCATGCAGGCCGCACCCGGTTTCCATGATGGTCGCAGCTACGCGCAGGTCATGGCCGAACTGAACGCCCTGCCACCGCTGGAAGGCTGGATCACCCGCCATCTCTGCCCCGATGATGACGTGCGCTACGACACCACGCGGGACCGGATGTTCTATATGCGCAAGAACGGCATGCGCATCGACGCCATACGCGAACGGATCGCCCGATGGGACCGTGATGGCCTGCTGGAGCCGGGGCAGAGGGCATGCCTGCTGGCACCCCTGTTGTACAGCGCCAGCTACAACAGCAATACCAGCGGGCTGTTCAAGGGATTTCATCGTGGCTGGGGCGGCCGGACCGGCACGGCCCTTTACCGTATCGCGGCCGATCTGCAACTGCGCCCCGCCTGCTTCATGGATAACGGACGGGACAACATGGTCCTGCGCATGGATGCGCAGGATCTGGCCACAGACCTGGCGGGCCGGATAGGGGAGGGGGCGATCGCCTATGTCGATCCGCCATACAACCAGCATCCCTATGGCGCGAACTACCATGTCCTCAACACCATTACCCTGTGGGACCAGCCCCGTCTCGCGCCCAAGATCACGGGGCGGGACAAGGCTGCCATAAGGCAGGACTGGCGCATTACGCGGCGCAGCGCCTACAACCACCGCAGCCGGGCGCTGTCGGCCTACCGGCAGCTGCTATCCGCGCTGGATACGTGCTGGATCGCCACCAGCTACAGCACGGATGGCTTCATTCCCCTGGCCGACATGGTGCGGGCCAATTGTGATCGGGGACGGGTGGCGGTCTTTACACGGGGCTACAAGCGCTACCGTGTCAGCCGCCAGCGTTATTCCGAACGGCCCATGACGGTGGAGTTCATCCTGCTTACCCATACCCGTGCGCGCGCTACGCGCACGCCCGATGAGATCGTGCATGAAATCAGGTCGATCGAGGCCGGCCTGAACACCGGCCCCGGGGCCTGA
- a CDS encoding site-specific DNA-methyltransferase encodes MSGAVMMELPLDQVLRGDCVEMMKTLPASSIDCVFADPPYNLQLKGELRRPDDSIVDGVDDDWDKFTDLQAYDAFTRAWLTEARRVLRKDGTIWVIGSYHNIFRIGAILQDLGFWILNDVIWRKSNPMPNFRGRRFTNAHETLIWAARGPDSRYRFNYQAMKALNDDVQMRSDWYLPLCTGGERLRNEHGLKLHPTQKPESLLHRVLVASTNVDDVVLDPFTGTGTTTAMARRLRRRFIGIERHPDYAEAAIGRARREKPVPLDSVLTTPARRESPRVPFGLLVERGMVPAGTVLMDRQKRVRATVSPDGTLVSGRHRGSIHKIGAQLTNAPSCNGWTFWYFEREGELVQLDVLRGDIRAEQAAVAS; translated from the coding sequence ATGAGCGGTGCAGTTATGATGGAATTGCCCCTGGACCAGGTGCTGCGGGGCGACTGTGTCGAGATGATGAAGACCCTGCCCGCGTCTTCGATCGACTGCGTGTTCGCGGACCCGCCCTACAACCTTCAGTTGAAGGGGGAACTCCGCCGTCCCGATGACAGCATTGTCGACGGGGTGGATGACGACTGGGACAAATTCACCGACCTGCAGGCCTATGATGCCTTTACCCGTGCGTGGCTGACCGAAGCGCGGCGCGTGCTGCGCAAGGACGGCACCATATGGGTGATCGGGTCCTACCATAACATCTTCCGCATCGGTGCGATCCTGCAGGATCTGGGGTTCTGGATCCTGAATGACGTAATCTGGCGCAAGTCCAATCCCATGCCCAACTTCCGTGGCCGCCGCTTTACCAACGCGCATGAAACCCTGATCTGGGCCGCGCGCGGGCCGGACAGCCGCTACCGCTTCAACTACCAGGCCATGAAGGCGCTGAATGATGACGTGCAGATGCGGTCGGACTGGTACCTGCCGCTATGCACCGGCGGCGAACGGCTGCGTAACGAACATGGCCTGAAGCTGCATCCCACCCAGAAGCCCGAAAGCCTGCTGCATCGCGTGCTGGTGGCCTCGACCAATGTGGATGACGTGGTGCTGGACCCCTTTACCGGTACCGGCACCACCACCGCCATGGCCCGCAGGCTGCGCCGCCGCTTTATCGGCATCGAACGCCATCCCGATTATGCGGAGGCCGCGATCGGCCGCGCGCGGCGGGAAAAACCCGTGCCGCTGGACAGCGTGCTGACCACGCCCGCCCGGCGTGAAAGCCCGCGCGTGCCCTTTGGCCTGCTGGTGGAGCGCGGCATGGTGCCCGCGGGCACCGTGCTGATGGACCGGCAGAAGCGTGTGCGCGCCACGGTCTCGCCCGATGGCACGCTGGTCAGCGGGCGGCATCGTGGTTCCATTCACAAGATTGGCGCGCAACTGACCAATGCGCCATCATGCAATGGCTGGACGTTCTGGTATTTCGAACGTGAGGGCGAACTCGTGCAGCTTGATGTGCTGCGTGGTGACATCCGGGCGGAGCAGGCAGCCGTCGCCTCCTGA
- a CDS encoding ribonuclease HII: MPDYALEHARGGLVAGVDEVGRGPLAGPVVAAAVMFPGSVPGVLADRLDDSKKLKPVVREQLYDVLLASPGVLIGVGAASVAEIGQYNILRASWLAMQRAVGRLPRPPEFVLVDGNAAPDFGCPAQCVVGGDGISLSISAASVVAKVIRDRLMTRLARRWPGYGWERNAGYGTAIHRSGLMAQGASPHHRAAFGTVRRILQASVSPSSPQSAEQPSC, encoded by the coding sequence ATGCCAGATTACGCGCTTGAGCATGCACGGGGGGGGCTGGTCGCCGGTGTTGACGAAGTCGGCCGCGGCCCGCTGGCCGGGCCGGTCGTCGCGGCGGCGGTCATGTTCCCCGGCAGCGTGCCCGGCGTGCTGGCCGACAGGCTCGATGATTCAAAAAAGCTGAAGCCCGTCGTCAGGGAACAGCTTTATGATGTGCTGCTGGCCAGCCCCGGTGTCCTGATCGGGGTGGGGGCTGCCTCGGTGGCGGAAATCGGGCAATACAACATCCTGCGCGCCTCATGGCTTGCCATGCAGCGCGCGGTGGGGCGTCTGCCCCGCCCGCCCGAATTTGTCCTGGTTGATGGAAACGCCGCGCCCGATTTCGGGTGTCCGGCGCAATGCGTCGTGGGCGGTGACGGCATCAGCCTGTCCATCTCGGCGGCGTCTGTCGTTGCCAAGGTCATCCGGGACCGGCTCATGACCCGCCTTGCGCGGCGATGGCCCGGCTACGGGTGGGAGCGTAACGCGGGCTACGGCACCGCCATCCATCGTTCCGGCCTCATGGCGCAGGGTGCCAGCCCGCATCACCGTGCGGCCTTCGGTACGGTGCGCCGTATCCTGCAGGCCTCCGTTTCCCCTTCTTCCCCCCAGAGCGCGGAGCAGCCATCATGCTGA